A window of Hevea brasiliensis isolate MT/VB/25A 57/8 chromosome 14, ASM3005281v1, whole genome shotgun sequence contains these coding sequences:
- the LOC110641048 gene encoding uncharacterized protein LOC110641048, with amino-acid sequence MTIDKELCDLGASVSLMPLSICKKLDVGELKPITISLQLADWSVKYPMGILKNIPIKVGKFFIPVDFVVLKIMEDVQIPIIKGRPFLANAGAIINVKNGRLTLKVGDEEVEFNLFRTMKHKIEPDECLKVDIVDKIAEEEFYKAHPKDPLEA; translated from the coding sequence ATGACTATAGACAAGGAACTCTGTGACCTAGGTGCAAGTGTAAGTCTGATGCCTCTGTCAATATGTAAAAAACTGGACGTAGGAGAGCTCAAACCTATAACAATTTCACTGCAACTGGCTGATTGGTCTGTAAAGTATCCTATGGGCATCCTAAAGAATATCCCTATTAAGGTGGGAAAGTTCTTCATCCCAGTTGATTTTGTTGTTTTGAAAATAATGGAAGAtgtccaaattcctatcatcaagggaagacctttcttggcaaATGCCGGAGCTATCATAAATGTTAAGAATGGGCGGttaactctcaaggtaggagatgaagaagtggaattcaacctgTTCAGAACAATGAAGCACAaaattgaacctgatgaatgtttAAAGGTTGATATAGTTGACAAGATAGCTGAAGAGGAATTTTATAaagcacatcctaaagatcctcttgaagcatga